In the Drosophila teissieri strain GT53w chromosome 3R, Prin_Dtei_1.1, whole genome shotgun sequence genome, TGACAGATTGAAAAATGTGCAGATAGCAGATAGCAGAggtgcagatgcagatacaatGCAAACATTACTCAGCCGCATTGCTCGGCTACTAAACAATCTGAATGAAGATGTTCCCAATTGAATTCATGGTCAGGCGGTCGATGAGTTATTTATGCATACTTAAACACGCCTGGAAAATGCAAGGCGAAGAGCGCCTTCGGCTATCTTGGCCATTTCGAACActtggccatttggccatttggccatttggacGCTTGGctgttttggctgtttggctgtttggctgtttggctgctAATTCGCAGCAGAAGCAATATTCGCACATTTATCGattgcaaatcaatttcgTGCAATTGCACATCTCACGTAATGCCAGCCCCTCTTGGCCAGGTCGAAACGCAGTGtctctggctctggctttggatttggattcggattcaggTTCGGGTTCGAATGCGGCTTGGGCTTCAACTGGCTGCAATGCATCGCTGCCGGATTACCCCTCGATTAATGCTGCTTGCATACAAATTGGCGCATTTACGTTCGCCTTCACCTGCTATATGGGAATCTGGAGGGGTCCCTATCCataagatacagatacaggtgcagatgcagatacagaaacagatacagatacagatacagatgcagatacagacACGCGCCTGAAGTCTGAGGCGTTTGCTTTCCTTTTGGCATTCGGCAGGCAGTTGGCCAAATTGCATAAACAACATTGCGGTGCGAAATGAAAACTGCGCAAAGTGcgaaatataaattacatCGCTAGCATTCGCATGCaaattccgattcggatttcaattcaaaaacaTTGTCGCACGTtgaaagtggcaagtggcaagtgggtAGTGGGTAGTGTCTTCCGGTGCAATCCTAATCAGCATGACTGGCCCAGTGCCAGTCACACTGCAAATCCCATCCCAGTTATCCCATTCCAATCCCTTGCTGGCTGGAtagaaatggcaaaaaacgAGGCGAGGTGACAACATAAGCAGACTTTTCGCGGGATTTGTCAAATATTTGCGCAACGCTGCGCTTATCCAttccaaaaaagaaaaaataaaatcctcCAAATCTCTGGAAAGGGAGATCCAAAACTGCAGTGTCGAGTCCCCAAAAAGCCCGGAAAACGCAGACTCCACTACCCCAActtttgtgtgtgcgccttCACGCCTCTTGGAAGGCGGGcaaacttttattattatttcattttttgttcggCTCGCCCCGCCTCGCAAGTTCAAAAAGTTTAATGCTATTTGACTTTGATTCAATGTTTGCATTGTGCCCGGGCACATCATCGattattttccacttgacGCCCCTCGTCAGCCCACTGAACATGGAACATGGCCATCCACCCACGGatccccaatcccaatccccatccgaatccgaatccgaaaccGAATCGCAGTTGTTTGTGGTGGACAAATGAAATATGTTTGGCCGCATCAAAAAGCCCTGGCACTGACAATGCCCCCGACTACGAGTATTTTGATAAATTGCGAATTAATTGAATCGCTATGACATGAAGTTTAGCACTATTTTCTCGTGCCTCAATTAAAGAGTTTtcagctgtgtgtgtgtgtgttggctggGTTTTTCCTGCACAGATACTTATGTAGATACTTTAATTGCATCCTTGAGGGCCATTTAATTGTGGCACACAAATCGATTTTTATATTCCGTTTTATTCCAGCACGACATGATTTTCTCATGCATATTTCATTGAATACATttcattgccatttaaatttgGCCAACGAGTGAATTTGTTTAAAGGGCTTCGGGGCAGTCACTCTTTAAATTCTTTATGAACTTTCATTTCCAAATTACATCGCTTAATGCACTTGTTAAATCCGGATTTTAAATGGCTTCCAAAGCTGAGTAAAATTGCACATTTCTGCATGGCTTGAAAATGATTTACGTAATATAtggtaataatatttaattcatggcagttttattgaatttgGAAATCCTCCGACATTTCACAGAAAGCTCTTGCAAAtcttctaaatatttaattccaCTTCTGGCATTTTCGTTTCTTTTACAAAGGTGGCAAAAAAGATAGGtatataaaatcataaatatgAGCATTAAGTCATTTCCTTTATAATTTGGCCAGAACAATTACTCACGGAATTGTAAACCGAAATGTCACagataatattatttattctgcTCAATTAGTGAGCTGCTAAATgggaatttaaatattgatcGAACTGCTCTCGATCCAGTATCCTATGCAGTAATGAATGTTTTTCCCAATCtaatcaattattttttggGTTTGGCCAAATATTCGTATGGCAAACCCGTTTGAAATGCACAAAGACCACGGCGATAATATAATAATCCAACTGGCGATTATCGATTCTTTGGCAGCCGTAACTCTCGTTGCAATGGCAAAACAATGAATTATTTCCCAATTGCCGGACTGCGTTTGTTTGTGTATTAAATTTGGGAAATTCAATGAAatttcacacatttttttcGTAAATGCCTGTGTGCTGGCAATTGACTATGAGCTTTTTGTCGGCCCCTCCTGGACCTGCGGAGCGAATCCAACTCGTTTTGggtattttttctttttagaaAGCCATAGACACCACAACcatgagcagcagcaccaccattACAAGCACCACCGCTGCCTAGCTGCCTAGCACATACGTAATGGCATTTGTCATACGATTACCAGGTTACCAGGTATACGGATACCAGAGCAGAGCAGATTGGCTATAATCCCATGTAATTCAAGACTCACCGATTTGCTGGCTGCACAAACAACACGGATCCCACGCCCACGGATTTCGATACTCGAATTCGCTTTTCGATTGCGGAGTGGATTTCCACAAATTGCTGTCTAATTAGAGGGCTCGTTAATCTGCCGCACGAATCTTCCTCGCTGGCACACAGGGATATATCTCTCTTGGTTATATCTCttggttttctattttgtaTTTGCTGCAGTTGCCACTTTCGAAATGTATGAATTCTCTTTCCAAACGCGCTTTTGACGGCAGCACGCGCTGTTGCACAAGAGTGGCGAGTAGAGCGATGCCAAATTAGTTGCAACAGGTGGAAAAACAGGGAGCGCACCGCGATCCGAACCGTATCGGATTGTATGTATATCCAGCGAGTGGAGTCCCGAGTTTGAAAACTGACTTTTGAAGTCGAGACGAGGCAATGCGATActatgcgatgcgatgcgagcGTTACGCGTTCCAGAACCGCGCTGCCAGGCAGACGAAAACAGACTCAGCTCGATCGCGGCTCGCAAAAACCACAACACCTGACGACGGCGGCGGCTCGGTCGGTGGATCAGCGCAGTTCAGCGGCTCAGTGGTTCACTTGGCGGCTCAGCGGCTCAGTGGCTCGGAAGCTCAGCGTTTTGGTGGCTCAGCGGCTGGCAGCGAcggcgacgtcgactgcgacgGCGACCGCAGCGTTTGGTGGGCGGTAAGccaaactcaaaaaaaaaaaaatcaagtcAAATTGAGTGGCGCAGTTTGGACTGGCGATTGAAGTGTTCATATGCACACACTAACTTACCGCACCTGCGGTGTTATGATCCAATTTGATGGAGTCTCGTAAATCTGGAGCATTTGAGACTGaggaatatgtacatacatcagACTCCACTTAGGCGCCGGTCACTTGGGTTAAAATACCGCCAGCGACTTAATTCCAAACTTGCCATTCGTACCATTAAGTGGGGCACTTTGAAGGTTTCAAAGCATCTTTATTAATCCATTAACAAACGGCCGGCGTTTCTCTGATTCATTATTCTTATTTCCTTATTCAGTTGAGTATCAAAATTAAGTATACCCGATTACCCAATTTATACTAGTAGTAATCTTTTCCATGGAGATGACGAATGCTCGAAATTAGCAAAGATTTCGAGATGAACTGtaaatattactcatacgcagcgtgttTAAAATAGATATCGATTGCATTTTCTGATTATCATTATGATTGTTAGAAATGCAAAGTGATTCACTaaaaccttttgttttgcattgcaaaatacatatgttctggatttattttatgaaagTATTTATAGTTGTTCCTCGTGTGTCCCAATTAAGTTTCGAAAAGTTTAATGCAAAATTCCTTTGTTTATTAAGTGATGTTAGCATATGATTAACTGTCTGACCCCAAGTAGTGATTATTTGCTGAGATCTTTGAAACCTTTGCCGGCTAATTAGAGACATTCGGCGAACCTGGACCCCGTCTTTATAGTTTGATCTGTCTGACTGGGCTGAACCCACACGGACCTCCGTCTGAGGTGACTCATCCTGCGGTGCAGTGCACATCCGCtccatcccaatcccaatcccaatcccagtccgaATCCCAATCGAAATCGCAGCCCAATTTGTATTCCTGCTCCGTTCGCCCGGAGACGTCGTTCGACGTAGTTCGCTcataaattttgcatttgctgtgtgattttcctttttagaCGCGACAAGATTTCACTGATTTCGCATACGAGTAGTATATCCCGgcatttataatatattcgcCTGGGCATTCTAAGCCGACTTCAGTGCTGTTCAGTACTGTTCAGCTGTTCTGTTGGTAATCGCAGTGTCGCCATCAATCACGTAGTTCCCAGCATGTTTTGTCGCCGATcccatctgtatctgtatctgtatctcgaCGCAGTATCTTCTCACACCGGAGCCAAACGAAGTCTATGAACTCGAATATATCTGAAGCTGTCTGAATATCTCCCGCAAAAATGCTGTACGaaacaaacgaaacaaaagGCCCATTAATGACAAATgcgaaataacaaaattaaaataataataaagctaTACTCGCGATCCAGACGCTGCATATTAATGGTGCCCCCATCAAAAGCCACTCAAGTGCACACTTTTCAGGTATGATCCGATCTTGTTCAGCTCTGTTCAAACACTTGACAATGACATGATTCGCTTTTGATGTATAATTGCTTCACTTTGGAGGCACAAACCGCCTGCAGACTGCTTGATGCCTTTACTTATGTTGtgtaattgcttttaaatacatttttacttATGCAGATTTCGCTACAATTTGTGGGCGGACATTTTGCATTGAGCAAATGGGGCAATATTTACGCAGACAACTGAGTGCTACCTTTTTGAGTCAATACCTTGAAAATCGAATTTCTCGCCGATTTTCACACCTGCTTTTAGTAATTAGCTATAAAATTCTCTTCTCCATAAAAATGTTAGATTATCATTATTCTTCCGTTCTTAAAGTTCCAATTATCTACCTGTTCATTTCGAGGGCAATCAAACGCTTTCAAGCCAAATTGAAATACTTCTTAAGCTGATCATTCTGTGATTATTGTTTTCCAAAACTATTCAGTTCTATTGTGCTTTTTATGTTCAACACAGCCGGTTTGTGGATCGTCAAATAGCTTGCATTGCCAGACGCCATCGTATGGCCAAAACCATGTGGACTAACCAAAATGTCGAGCTGAAAAGGCGAACTGCAATAAACGCAACCGGATTTTAAGAACCCAATAAAATGGAGCACTAAAAAAGCGAAAGCTGACCTTGTCGCACTTGAGCGACAAGAATCCGGGCTTAAATCGCGGATCCATCTAAATGGTTGCACCCCCAAAACTGGCCGGCTCCATCATCGCGATAATAGCCAAAGCAAATTGCCAAGTCATTCGGGTTTTTGCCTCTCGATATTCTGGCAAATCGACAAGCAAATAGCGCCGGGCAAACACAataacagaaaaacagaaaaggagaaaaagagaaaaacaacggccaaaacaaatcaaactcAAGTCCAGGAGCTGCAAATCCGAAAGGTAATTGCCAAGGGCTAATTCGGCATACGAAGTGCGGAAAATTCGTCGCGTCACCGCATAATTATTCGAGGAGTCTCCATGATGAGATGATGGCCAGTAGTGTCTGGTAATTTGCCGTTCCAGCCGTGATTTACTATTGACTCTGGTGTCGGGCagcttgatttattttatgacTGGACGCAGCGCAGCGTACGCCTCCAATATGTTCTTAAAACACAAAGAACGCCATGTTTCAAATACCCTTTTCAACTAGAAGAAGCTGAGGtatgataaatatatatatatttatgtatactGACAAATATCCGGCATAATAATCAACTCTTCCCAGAATAGATATTTGAATACGTCACTTGCTCTCTAATTGCAAAGACACTCAAATGTCTGAGTTTAGTGGTAAGCAATCGAATTGAAGATACACTTCTGGGAAAATTTCTCGAGGGAATTCCCGCAGAGAAAATATGGTTTTGTGGCACAATGTCTAAGCCTTTTCGTGCGCTTTCGCCATGCAATGCAAAAATCGAATACCCCATCGAGGGTATAAAAGTATCAGTCACGGTAGAACGCAAGATTACCAACACATTGGCTGGAGGGGAAGACACACATGGACATGGCTGAACGGAACCCATTGAAATTCAGAGCGGGTTCAAAGACGCTCGGCCACGGCAACAAATCGTGCAAACAACAAGCCGCCGAATTGCATGGAGCAACATCTCCATTGCGGGCGATTTTATTGGGAGCCATCTGGAGGCGGGGGCaggggggcaggggcaggggctggagatggagatggggggGCGTTATAAAGACGCAGTCACCAAAGCGATTCAGCGAAATGCATTCTAGTGCCTTATTGATTGCGTTTCGTGTGCCACGCCAGAGTGCAATAACTATGAAAATCTATTAATTCCACTCGGGGATAGGCAAATGCATCTCAAGTGGCTCGGACACGGGGAATCCGTAGATGGTGGAGACGGGGGATCTGGGGGAGTTGGGGAATCCGGCGGATCTGGCGGATACGGAGGGGCAGCGGATAAGTGGCTGACGTCGACACGGACATGGCTTTTGGGCCGTTGACAGGTGTTGACTGCGCTGCGAGTCAGGCCATTAATGAAAACAGGTACGAGTTGTAAACAATGGACGAGTTTTCCGACTACCAGATAcccggtggtggtggtcagtCGTTTATTTCgtcggaaatggaaattagaTACAGTGCAAGCCATGTCGCTTTCCttaaactttaattgaaatggaatggaaatcgTCGACTAACTGACGTCAATTCGTTTCGTTTGCATAGCCGACAGCtattaactttaaaatattatacgatttatttgaaatttgaattaattttgtaCATCTATTACATCTTACAATAAAATCGGACAATGTTTCCATTtcacaacaataaaatatataaaattcatATCTCAGCATAGGGTATATAGCCAAGATTTCcgaaaaatagtgaaaatgtTACGCGATTAATATATGCATCTATATTCGAATTTTTCGAAGCTTGGCGTGCACTTGACTTCCGACTTTGACTCCAAAGTTAAGTGTCAGGCAATTGTATGTTTACCGAATCTAATAATGTTGACTTTcatcaattaataaataaatacggtGAGAAAAACACGCAAGCCATTAGCCAGGGAACCATATATCCACATTTCTTAAGTGCCAAGTGCGGAATCGGATCTCGAATGTCAATGTCAAAGTGCGATTGCAAGAGGAGGCTTCCAATGGCCAACAGTTAAAGCCAAGTTAACTTACTGTAACGAAATTAAAGGGGCTTTTAAATAGCATAATAGAATAAGTGGCCTCTGTCACAAAGGTCGGTTTCAAATACTCAGCCAAGGGCACTATTATAACTGGCTTTATAAAAGAAAGGTTTTACAGGGTGTCAGCTATGTTCTACTATATATCCCCTAAACATACAACCtagaaatgtttataatttaagtaCTACGCGCAAATAAAGGGGGCAACAATTGATTGATTACCCGCTAATCTATCGACGTCGAAATAATTATGCTATAATTATCTGCACGTACACGAGTAACTAATTTGTTGACAGAGCCAAAAATGATATAATTCCATCGAACTCGTACCACTTTTTCCCAAGCAGCAAAGCCATGAAAAGAGTGCTCATTATTTGGATGCTGGCTCACCCACTTCAGCATTATCAATGTGTAATTGTTGTTCCTTGCCATGGGAAGTGCCTAAGAAAGTGTTCTATTTTTCAGGGTGCTGTCGTTTTCAAAATGACCAATGCAGTGTGTGAGTCTTATAACAATACCTGGGTCGAATTCGGCCTGTGTCGCCTGCGAGCCGTTAGTAGGAATAAGGTTTGCCTGAATGTCGATGCCAATTTGCTATATCCGGTTCACGATGTTATAGTCAAGGCCAGATTGCTGAAAAGGGCCAATGGTTATAAGCCTTGGCTCTATAGCGTCAGTTTCGACGGATGCCAGTTTATAAGGCGTAGAAACAATGCCCTGATTCGGATCGTTTGGGAGCTTTTCAAAGAGTACTCGACGATCAATCACACCTGTCCCTATGTGGTAAGTCAAAAGGATACAATCGAgtgatatacatataacacATATTATTAACTAGGGCCTGCAGCAAGTAAAGAACTTCTATCTCAGATCCGAGAAGCTGCCTACGCCCATACCCACTGGGGAATATCTGTTGATGATTGACTGGGTGTTCAACAAGAAACCGCAGGCTGccacaaatgtttatttcacCTTTGTGGAGGATCTAAAAGATAGTTAAGAAAATCTAAAAATCTAAACTGAACTCTAATAAAAGGATagacaataaaataatgtcGGACTTCAACATCTATAGTCTATATTGTTTCATATGAAGAAGTGCACGATTAATAAGGAATTTGGCCAAATATCTTTAGGATGGTCATATACCATTTGAACGAGAAATCGTTTCTATCCGTGATCGGTGGAATACAAATGCGACTATTAAGTCATTGTTTCTGAGACCACCGAGAGCACTTCCAGCAGCCAGCGCAATATCGTAAtcgtaatttaaaacaaacaatacaaaaataattaccaaTTAAGCCTATTTTAAATTCACATTTCGTATTGCACAGCACAAAGACAGCCTTGTCCAGTGGTTTCCAGAAAACCGACCAATTTGAATAAGCATTTAAAATGGTGAGGGATGTGCAATACTTCAAGTTTATTTGTCTCTTTGGAGATTTAGCATTGTTCGTTACATTCAAAAGTATACTTCATTACTTCATTACATAGATAAGAAAAAGTACTTCCGTTAAAGATTATAACCGTAATAGCTTATAATGGCACAGAGGGGAAATAAGATAATTTTGGGCTACATTCAACTTAAAGTTTTACATATTCAGCATAGTTATTTATAGAAGCcgataaagtatttataaaaaagataCTGGGATGTTCATATTCTTAAAGGTTCAGCCTCCAACACAAATAGTGGAGGCGATGGTTTCAATTTGCGAATGGATGCGAATAAaattttatcttttttttgttgctgagGCCTACGGCTTCACACAGTTTTTCACCAATCTCCATCTTTGCCTCGTAGTCCTTGAAGTTCTTTGTCCAGACGGAGACTTTGTTCTTCTCCTTGCGTATCCTGACGAAAGC is a window encoding:
- the LOC122621559 gene encoding uncharacterized protein LOC122621559, with product MKRVLIIWMLAHPLQHYQCGAVVFKMTNAVCESYNNTWVEFGLCRLRAVSRNKVCLNVDANLLYPVHDVIVKARLLKRANGYKPWLYSVSFDGCQFIRRRNNALIRIVWELFKEYSTINHTCPYVGLQQVKNFYLRSEKLPTPIPTGEYLLMIDWVFNKKPQAATNVYFTFVEDLKDS